A single genomic interval of Nostoc commune NIES-4072 harbors:
- a CDS encoding lectin OAA family protein: MTATTTTNANNLYNVQNQWGGASAPWNPGGVWVIGARADQRIVELKVSSSDNGKTLNGTTTYAGEGPIGFRATLTGSDTYNVENQWGGSSAPWNPGGTWVLGSRGNQNVVAIDVTSNDGGKTLTGTITYAGEGPIGFKSAAVDGRVYNVENQWGGSSAPWNPGGAWVLGSRANQNVVAINITSSDGGKTLTGTITYAGEGPIGFKGNIIAGNNYTVENQWGGNTAPWNPGGTWLIGARVGQNVVALNVTSSDSGKTLTGTTTYSGEGPIGFRSHQI; this comes from the coding sequence ATGACAGCTACAACAACAACTAATGCTAATAATCTATACAATGTACAAAATCAGTGGGGTGGTGCCTCTGCTCCGTGGAATCCTGGCGGAGTATGGGTAATTGGAGCTAGAGCAGATCAGCGCATTGTCGAACTCAAAGTTTCATCAAGTGACAACGGCAAGACACTTAATGGAACTACGACCTATGCTGGTGAAGGCCCCATCGGTTTTAGGGCTACCTTAACTGGGAGCGACACCTACAACGTAGAAAACCAATGGGGAGGCTCATCTGCTCCGTGGAATCCTGGTGGGACTTGGGTACTTGGCTCTCGGGGAAATCAAAATGTTGTTGCGATCGATGTTACATCCAACGATGGCGGTAAAACCCTGACTGGAACTATCACTTATGCTGGTGAAGGCCCCATCGGTTTTAAGAGTGCTGCTGTTGATGGCCGTGTCTATAATGTGGAAAACCAATGGGGAGGCTCATCTGCTCCGTGGAATCCTGGTGGGGCTTGGGTACTTGGCTCTCGGGCAAATCAAAATGTTGTTGCGATCAATATTACATCCAGCGACGGTGGTAAAACCCTGACTGGAACTATCACTTATGCTGGTGAAGGCCCCATCGGCTTTAAAGGTAACATTATCGCCGGCAACAACTACACAGTAGAAAACCAGTGGGGTGGTAATACAGCACCGTGGAATCCTGGTGGAACTTGGCTAATCGGTGCTCGTGTGGGACAGAATGTAGTGGCGCTCAACGTCACATCTAGTGATAGTGGGAAAACCCTAACTGGAACTACGACATATTCTGGTGAAGGGCCTATCGGCTTCCGATCGCACCAAATCTAA
- a CDS encoding DEAD/DEAH box helicase → MSDAFSRLAPFIQEYIYHHQWTELRPVQIAACQVIFDTNAHLLVTAATAAGKTEAAFLPVLTLLHANPAATIGALYISPIKALINDQFERLNNLLKEADIPVWHWHGDVSQTRKNKLLKNPQGILQITPESLESLLINKNNDLLRLFGDLRFVIIDEIHTFMGSDRGCQIICQLQRLAKLTQKQPRRIGLSATLGDYSIAEDWLRSGTDKPVITPQTDGIKRQIKLAVEHFYITDEVDESEATAYEKYIFNLSQSSKCLIFANNRTQTESVIASLRQIATEQRLPDIYHVHHGSISASLRQAAENAMREPNNPAVTAATLTLELGIDIGHLERVIQLESPLSVASFLQRLGRSGRRGEAADMRFICTEDKPLLEASLPEQIPWQILQSIAIIQLYLEEQWIEPIRPIKYPLSLLYHQTMSILTAAAEISPNALAKQIFSLPPFAAILKEDFQLLLRYLIDIGHIQHTEQGKLILGLAGEKIVRKFQFYAVFAEQQEYIVKQGATQIGSIVTPPAVGNQFALAGRTWEVVEVDFKKKAIFVKQAEGKASIYWRGGSGTIHTKVLQRMQQVLFENVEYSYLQKNALQRLRKVRQLVQQVGLDKQNILQLEKGKCCIFPWMGTVAYRTLERLLNSYCRESLEITSIGGVNPYYLTIKLGKDKFKYLHHEIASLCEQRITSEDLLSTSEAPEIQKYDQFIPHSLLRKAFASDSLDMKELKQQVALWRQ, encoded by the coding sequence ATGAGCGACGCCTTTAGCCGACTTGCACCTTTCATCCAAGAATATATTTATCATCACCAATGGACTGAATTACGACCAGTTCAAATTGCCGCTTGTCAAGTTATATTTGACACCAATGCTCATTTACTAGTTACTGCTGCAACTGCTGCGGGTAAAACAGAAGCAGCTTTCCTACCAGTTTTGACTCTGTTACATGCTAACCCTGCTGCAACTATAGGAGCATTATATATAAGTCCAATCAAAGCTTTAATTAACGATCAATTTGAGCGTCTAAACAACTTACTTAAAGAAGCAGATATTCCAGTTTGGCACTGGCACGGTGATGTTTCTCAAACTCGAAAAAACAAACTTTTAAAAAACCCTCAAGGTATTCTACAAATTACACCAGAATCTTTAGAAAGCTTGTTAATCAACAAAAATAACGATCTCCTTCGCTTATTTGGTGATTTAAGATTTGTCATCATTGACGAGATTCACACTTTTATGGGAAGCGATCGCGGTTGTCAAATTATTTGTCAATTACAACGTTTAGCAAAGTTGACGCAAAAGCAACCGCGCCGTATTGGTTTGTCGGCAACTCTTGGTGATTACTCAATAGCGGAAGATTGGTTGCGTTCAGGAACAGATAAGCCAGTGATTACACCGCAAACTGACGGCATAAAACGCCAAATTAAATTAGCTGTAGAACATTTTTATATTACTGATGAAGTAGATGAATCAGAGGCGACAGCTTATGAAAAATATATTTTCAACCTCAGCCAATCTAGCAAATGTTTGATATTCGCTAATAATCGCACGCAAACTGAATCTGTAATAGCATCTTTGCGACAAATTGCTACAGAACAAAGGCTACCAGATATATATCATGTGCATCATGGAAGTATATCTGCTAGCTTGCGGCAAGCTGCTGAAAATGCGATGCGTGAACCTAACAATCCAGCAGTTACCGCCGCCACTCTGACTTTAGAATTAGGCATAGATATCGGTCATTTAGAGCGAGTTATTCAGTTAGAATCACCCTTGTCTGTAGCTAGCTTTTTACAGCGTTTAGGACGTAGTGGCAGAAGAGGTGAAGCTGCTGATATGCGCTTTATCTGTACTGAAGACAAACCATTATTAGAAGCTTCTTTACCGGAGCAAATACCCTGGCAAATTTTGCAGTCTATTGCTATCATTCAACTTTATTTAGAGGAGCAATGGATTGAACCAATTAGACCGATTAAATATCCTTTGAGTTTGCTGTATCACCAAACAATGAGTATTTTAACAGCAGCAGCAGAAATTTCACCTAATGCCTTAGCTAAACAAATTTTTAGCTTGCCGCCCTTTGCTGCTATTTTAAAAGAAGATTTTCAATTATTGCTCCGCTATTTAATTGATATTGGTCATATTCAGCATACTGAGCAAGGTAAATTAATTCTGGGTTTGGCAGGAGAAAAGATTGTGAGAAAATTCCAGTTTTATGCTGTCTTTGCTGAACAGCAAGAATATATTGTTAAGCAAGGTGCAACGCAAATTGGCAGTATCGTCACACCGCCTGCTGTTGGAAATCAATTTGCTTTAGCTGGGAGAACTTGGGAAGTCGTAGAAGTTGACTTTAAAAAGAAAGCTATTTTTGTTAAACAAGCCGAGGGTAAAGCTAGTATTTATTGGCGTGGTGGTAGTGGTACTATTCACACCAAAGTTTTACAACGAATGCAACAAGTTCTATTTGAAAATGTCGAGTACAGCTATTTGCAAAAAAATGCTTTGCAACGATTACGTAAAGTTCGCCAATTGGTGCAGCAGGTAGGATTAGATAAACAAAATATATTGCAATTAGAAAAGGGTAAATGCTGCATTTTTCCCTGGATGGGTACGGTTGCTTATCGCACTTTAGAAAGATTACTCAACTCCTACTGTCGAGAATCGTTGGAAATTACAAGTATTGGCGGAGTTAATCCTTATTATTTAACAATTAAATTAGGCAAGGATAAATTTAAATATCTTCATCACGAAATTGCTTCATTGTGTGAGCAAAGAATTACCTCAGAAGATTTACTCAGTACTTCAGAAGCACCAGAAATTCAAAAGTATGATCAATTTATTCCTCATTCACTTTTACGAAAAGCTTTTGCTAGCGATTCTTTAGATATGAAAGAACTTAAACAGCAAGTGGCACTTTGGAGACAATAA
- a CDS encoding SMP-30/gluconolactonase/LRE family protein has product MGQYPLHNVLEARARLGEGPIWDSTKNLLYWVDIYNHRVHQFNPATGENCFFDVGDVVGAIATAGADRLIMLLRHHLAFLNTQTGEVTPILEIEGDLPDNRFNDGKCDSQGRFWFGSMCSLEKPQASLYRYDNDGSLHVMETGLTISNGLGWSPDQKTFYLTDSPQQKIYAYDFNSITGNISNRRVFIDLTHESFHPDGLAIDSEGHIWSAMWDGWCVIRFNPKGEEILRIKLPVQVPTSCTFGGEDLQTLYITTASVGLSQAEIEKSFYSGDLFALQTDVAGLPNYSFSKL; this is encoded by the coding sequence ATGGGGCAATATCCACTCCACAATGTTCTAGAAGCCAGGGCCCGTTTGGGTGAAGGCCCCATTTGGGACTCAACCAAAAACCTACTGTACTGGGTCGATATTTATAACCATCGGGTGCATCAGTTCAATCCTGCTACGGGGGAAAACTGCTTTTTTGATGTGGGAGATGTCGTCGGTGCGATCGCAACAGCAGGTGCAGATAGATTAATCATGTTACTGCGCCATCATCTGGCATTTCTCAATACCCAGACAGGTGAAGTCACCCCCATTTTGGAAATTGAAGGAGATTTACCAGATAATCGTTTCAATGATGGTAAATGTGACTCTCAAGGACGTTTTTGGTTTGGCTCAATGTGTTCTTTAGAAAAACCACAGGCTAGCCTATATCGTTATGATAATGATGGTTCATTGCATGTAATGGAAACAGGATTAACTATTTCTAATGGTTTAGGGTGGAGTCCAGATCAAAAGACATTTTACTTAACAGATTCTCCTCAGCAAAAAATATATGCTTACGACTTTAATTCAATAACAGGAAATATTAGTAATCGCAGAGTTTTTATTGATTTAACTCATGAATCCTTCCATCCAGATGGTTTGGCAATAGACAGTGAAGGGCATATTTGGTCAGCTATGTGGGATGGATGGTGTGTAATTCGTTTTAATCCCAAGGGTGAAGAGATATTGCGGATAAAGCTACCTGTGCAAGTACCAACTAGCTGTACTTTTGGCGGCGAAGATTTGCAAACACTCTACATAACCACTGCTTCAGTTGGACTCAGCCAAGCAGAGATCGAAAAAAGTTTTTACTCTGGTGATTTGTTTGCTCTCCAAACTGATGTTGCTGGATTACCTAATTATAGTTTTTCTAAATTATAG
- a CDS encoding NAD-dependent epimerase/dehydratase family protein — translation MRILIIGGTRFIGVYLTQLLVEQGHEVVLFNRGNRPAPALEGVGQIIGDRTDATQLKAKLSQENFDVIFDNNGRELIDTQPLAEIFQDRVQHFVYMSSAGVYLKSDQLPHVEGDPVDPKSRHKGKHETEAYLTQLGLPFTSIRPTYIYGPRNYNELEGWFFDRIVRDRPIPIPGNGLHITQFGHVKDLAKALTQVLGNEQAIGQIYNISGDRFVTFDGLARASAVAAGKSPDNVKIVHYDPKKFDFGKRKAFPMRVQHFFASVNKAQTELNWHPEYDLISGLQDSLENDYLANAKDRADVDFSVDEEILEAV, via the coding sequence ATGCGAATTTTAATTATTGGTGGTACTCGGTTCATTGGTGTCTATTTAACTCAACTATTAGTGGAACAAGGACATGAGGTGGTGCTGTTCAATCGGGGAAATCGGCCAGCACCTGCTTTAGAGGGAGTAGGACAAATTATAGGCGATCGCACTGATGCTACTCAATTAAAGGCAAAATTATCACAAGAAAACTTTGATGTCATTTTTGACAATAACGGGCGGGAACTTATTGATACTCAACCACTGGCGGAGATTTTTCAAGACCGAGTGCAACATTTTGTCTATATGAGTTCTGCGGGGGTCTATCTCAAATCTGACCAATTGCCCCATGTCGAAGGTGATCCAGTAGATCCTAAAAGTCGCCATAAGGGTAAACATGAAACAGAAGCTTACCTGACTCAATTGGGATTACCTTTTACTTCCATTCGTCCTACTTATATTTACGGGCCTCGTAATTATAATGAGTTGGAAGGCTGGTTTTTTGATAGAATTGTGCGCGATCGCCCCATTCCCATCCCTGGAAATGGCTTGCATATTACCCAGTTTGGTCATGTAAAAGACTTAGCTAAAGCTTTGACTCAGGTTTTAGGCAATGAACAAGCCATAGGACAGATTTATAATATCTCTGGCGATCGCTTTGTCACTTTTGATGGTTTAGCCCGTGCTAGTGCTGTAGCGGCTGGCAAATCACCCGATAATGTAAAAATCGTCCATTACGACCCGAAAAAGTTTGATTTTGGCAAACGCAAAGCTTTTCCGATGCGAGTGCAGCATTTCTTTGCTTCAGTAAATAAAGCGCAAACAGAATTAAATTGGCATCCTGAATATGATTTAATTTCTGGGTTGCAAGATTCTTTGGAAAATGATTATTTGGCGAATGCAAAAGATAGGGCTGATGTTGATTTCTCTGTAGATGAAGAGATTTTAGAAGCTGTTTAA
- a CDS encoding glycosyltransferase, protein MPLKYALVHEWLTPKATGGSELVVREILNHIDADLYALIDFESSNPESYLYKRQIGKTFLQNLPSARNGIQKYLPLWPLAIEQLDLRHYDVILSSSHAVAKGILTTPEQMHICYCHSPMRYAWDLTFDYLRHSKMGSGVAGWVTRYLLHRLRQWDVLSANRVDYFIANSQHTSRRIWRCYRREATVIYPPVNIAQFPFLSEKEDFYLTVSRLVSYKQISLIVKAFNQLKRPLVVIGTGDEMNKIREIANSNIQILGWQSDNVVKNYMSRAKAFVYAACEDFGIALVEAQACGTPVIAYGAGGALETVRDIRSGADTGTGIFFKTQTEAALVEAVEKFEVYEGSFSSEYMRSHAAQFSPQIFADRYLDFVNKCNEKRPFLQ, encoded by the coding sequence GTGCCCTTGAAATATGCTCTGGTTCATGAGTGGCTGACACCCAAAGCCACCGGTGGTTCAGAACTCGTTGTACGAGAAATTTTGAATCATATTGATGCTGATTTGTATGCTCTCATAGATTTTGAATCCAGTAATCCTGAAAGTTATTTATATAAGCGTCAAATTGGCAAGACGTTTCTCCAGAACTTACCATCTGCCCGCAACGGTATACAAAAATACTTGCCTTTGTGGCCTTTGGCAATTGAACAACTTGATTTGCGGCATTATGACGTAATTCTGTCTTCATCCCACGCTGTTGCCAAAGGAATCCTTACCACTCCCGAACAGATGCATATTTGCTACTGTCACAGCCCTATGCGCTATGCCTGGGACTTGACTTTTGATTATCTGCGCCACAGCAAAATGGGTAGTGGTGTCGCTGGGTGGGTGACACGATATTTATTACATCGTTTGCGCCAGTGGGATGTATTGAGTGCTAATCGCGTTGATTATTTCATTGCTAACTCGCAACATACATCTCGGCGGATTTGGCGTTGCTATCGACGAGAAGCAACAGTCATTTACCCACCAGTGAATATTGCTCAATTTCCATTTCTGTCTGAGAAAGAGGACTTTTACCTGACAGTTTCCCGGTTAGTGAGTTACAAGCAAATATCGTTGATTGTCAAGGCTTTTAATCAACTAAAGCGACCATTAGTAGTCATTGGTACAGGAGATGAAATGAACAAAATTCGCGAGATAGCAAACTCTAATATCCAAATACTGGGATGGCAATCCGATAATGTGGTAAAAAACTATATGTCTAGGGCTAAGGCGTTTGTATATGCAGCTTGTGAAGATTTTGGTATCGCTCTAGTGGAAGCACAAGCCTGTGGCACGCCAGTGATTGCCTACGGTGCAGGAGGTGCTTTAGAAACAGTGCGAGATATCCGCTCTGGTGCGGATACAGGGACAGGTATATTCTTCAAGACGCAAACAGAGGCGGCTTTGGTGGAGGCAGTAGAAAAATTTGAAGTGTATGAGGGTTCGTTCAGTTCCGAGTATATGCGATCGCACGCCGCGCAGTTCTCACCGCAAATTTTTGCAGATCGTTATCTAGATTTTGTAAACAAATGTAACGAAAAAAGACCATTTTTGCAATGA
- a CDS encoding sugar transferase: protein MTAQSSLLSGKRGVRQDTRTSTRFLKRPQKTKTPKVKPKGLSFQGLNGEFAKRLFDIVFSLSVLILFLPVYLILALLIAFSSEGPIFYVQERVGKNYKTFNCIKFRTMVSNADEILMQMMETSPELRQEFESSFKLKQDPRITKIGRFLRITSLDEFPQFWNVLKGDMSVVGPRPLVAEELPKYGSYIDEILTIRPGITGLWQVSGRNDIPYPRRVQIDLHYARFRNLWLDLWIILKTVDVVILPKNNGAY, encoded by the coding sequence ATGACTGCCCAGAGCTCACTCCTCTCCGGCAAACGAGGCGTAAGGCAAGACACCAGAACGTCTACGCGTTTCTTAAAACGCCCTCAAAAAACGAAAACACCAAAAGTTAAACCTAAAGGTTTATCTTTTCAGGGTTTAAACGGAGAGTTTGCCAAACGACTGTTCGATATAGTGTTTTCGCTGTCAGTGTTAATTTTATTCTTGCCCGTCTACTTAATTTTGGCCTTGCTGATTGCTTTCAGCTCAGAAGGCCCAATTTTTTATGTCCAAGAACGGGTAGGGAAAAATTACAAAACGTTTAATTGTATTAAATTCCGAACAATGGTAAGCAATGCTGATGAAATCCTCATGCAAATGATGGAAACATCACCCGAATTGCGACAAGAATTTGAAAGCAGTTTTAAGCTGAAACAAGACCCCCGGATTACCAAAATTGGTCGATTTTTGCGAATTACTAGCTTAGACGAATTTCCCCAGTTCTGGAACGTTTTAAAAGGGGACATGAGTGTAGTCGGCCCCCGACCCTTGGTAGCAGAAGAACTGCCAAAATACGGTTCTTACATTGATGAGATTTTAACAATCCGTCCAGGAATTACAGGTTTGTGGCAGGTGTCTGGGCGTAATGATATTCCCTACCCTCGGCGAGTTCAAATAGACCTGCATTATGCTAGGTTTAGGAATCTCTGGCTTGATTTATGGATCATCTTGAAAACTGTTGATGTGGTTATTCTGCCCAAAAATAACGGGGCATACTAA
- the gmd gene encoding GDP-mannose 4,6-dehydratase codes for MTQQKRALITGITGQDGSYLSEFLLEQGYEVHGIIRRTSTFNTDRIDHIYEDPHKEGVRLFLHYGDLTDGTTLRRILEEVQPVEIYNLGAQSHVRVSFDSPEYTVDAVGMGTLRLLEAIRDYQHRTGIQVRFYQAGSSEMYGLVQAIPQTETTPFYPRSPYACAKVYAHWQTVNYRESYNLFACNGILFNHESPRRGETFVTRKITRAVAGIVAGKQKKIYMGNLDAKRDWGYAKDYVKAMWLMLQKDQPDDYVIATGETHSVREFLELAFNYVNLNWENYVEFDERYLRPSEVELLIGDSTKARQKLGWAPSVTFEELVSLMVEADLQALGQTSPNGNGSQFPLDIATIRQQLGALHF; via the coding sequence ATGACGCAACAGAAACGAGCGTTGATTACTGGTATTACTGGTCAAGATGGTTCATATCTAAGTGAATTTTTGTTGGAACAAGGTTATGAGGTTCATGGCATTATTCGCCGGACTTCTACCTTTAACACAGACCGCATCGATCACATTTACGAAGACCCCCACAAAGAGGGAGTGCGGTTGTTTCTTCATTATGGTGACTTGACAGATGGTACAACGTTGCGACGCATTTTAGAAGAAGTCCAGCCAGTAGAGATTTATAACCTGGGCGCTCAATCCCATGTCAGAGTAAGCTTTGATTCACCAGAATATACGGTGGATGCTGTCGGAATGGGAACGTTACGTCTGTTGGAAGCAATTCGGGACTATCAGCACCGTACCGGAATTCAGGTGCGATTTTACCAGGCGGGTTCTTCAGAAATGTACGGTTTAGTACAAGCAATACCTCAAACCGAGACAACGCCCTTTTATCCTCGTAGTCCCTATGCCTGTGCGAAAGTATACGCCCACTGGCAAACTGTAAATTATCGTGAGTCTTATAATTTGTTTGCTTGTAATGGCATACTTTTTAACCACGAGTCACCACGGCGGGGTGAAACCTTTGTAACCCGCAAAATTACTAGAGCAGTGGCTGGTATCGTTGCTGGTAAGCAGAAAAAAATTTACATGGGTAATCTAGACGCCAAGCGAGATTGGGGCTATGCAAAGGATTACGTCAAAGCAATGTGGTTGATGTTGCAGAAAGACCAGCCAGACGATTACGTAATTGCTACTGGTGAAACCCACTCGGTGCGCGAGTTTTTAGAACTGGCATTTAATTACGTAAATCTCAATTGGGAAAATTATGTAGAGTTTGATGAGCGTTATCTTCGTCCATCTGAGGTAGAGTTATTGATTGGCGATTCTACCAAAGCACGGCAGAAGTTGGGGTGGGCACCATCAGTAACCTTTGAAGAACTAGTTTCCTTAATGGTAGAAGCAGATTTACAAGCATTGGGTCAGACTTCACCTAATGGAAATGGTTCGCAATTTCCATTAGATATTGCGACTATTCGTCAACAACTGGGCGCTTTGCACTTCTGA
- a CDS encoding GDP-L-fucose synthase family protein, translating into MTGLELKNKRILVTGGSGFLGRQVIDQLCKAGANHEKITVTRSRDCDLRIWENSQRAVDQQDVIIHLAAHVGGIGLNREKPAELFYDNLMMGTQLIHAAYQAGVEKFVCVGTICAYPKFTPVPFKEDDLWNGYPEETNAPYGIAKKALLVQLQSYRQQYGFNGIYLLPVNLYGPEDNFDTGSSHVIPALVRKVHEAQIKAEKQLPVWGDGSPTREFLYSEDAARGIVMGTQFYNESEPVNLGTGYEISIFDLVTLICELMEFKGEIIWQTDKPNGQPRRCLDTERAKQAFNFTAQVGFEQGLKNTIEWYRQHAL; encoded by the coding sequence ATGACTGGCTTAGAATTAAAAAATAAACGCATTCTTGTCACTGGTGGGTCGGGGTTTCTAGGTCGTCAGGTGATAGATCAACTGTGTAAAGCAGGGGCTAATCATGAGAAGATTACAGTAACGCGATCGCGCGATTGTGATTTGCGTATTTGGGAAAATAGCCAACGCGCAGTTGACCAGCAAGACGTAATTATTCACCTAGCAGCTCATGTTGGGGGTATCGGTCTGAACCGTGAAAAACCTGCTGAGTTGTTCTACGATAACTTGATGATGGGAACACAGCTAATTCATGCTGCCTATCAAGCTGGAGTAGAAAAGTTTGTTTGTGTTGGCACAATCTGCGCCTATCCTAAATTTACCCCCGTACCATTCAAAGAAGATGATCTTTGGAATGGCTACCCAGAAGAAACCAACGCCCCCTACGGAATTGCGAAAAAAGCCCTTTTAGTCCAATTGCAATCTTACCGCCAGCAGTACGGTTTTAATGGAATTTATCTACTGCCAGTGAATTTATATGGCCCAGAAGATAACTTTGACACAGGAAGTTCTCACGTTATTCCAGCATTAGTTCGCAAAGTTCACGAAGCCCAAATTAAGGCAGAAAAGCAACTCCCAGTTTGGGGTGATGGCAGTCCCACCCGTGAGTTTCTGTATTCAGAAGATGCAGCGCGGGGGATTGTTATGGGAACTCAATTCTATAACGAATCAGAACCAGTTAACCTGGGAACAGGTTATGAAATCTCCATCTTTGATTTAGTAACTTTAATCTGCGAATTGATGGAGTTTAAGGGTGAAATTATTTGGCAAACTGACAAGCCTAATGGTCAACCCCGCCGTTGTTTAGATACTGAACGAGCAAAGCAAGCCTTTAATTTCACGGCTCAGGTGGGCTTTGAGCAAGGGCTAAAGAATACTATTGAATGGTATCGTCAACACGCTCTATAA
- a CDS encoding 5-formyltetrahydrofolate cyclo-ligase encodes MDKVNHQLNKAELRRTLLKTRQSMPVRDWREKSDRLCFHLQNSTLFTQAKTILAYFSFRQEPDLSPLFASTKYRWGFPRCIDKKSLSWHIWTPSDSIQSGAYGITEPHPDAPLLDPAEVDLILVPSVACDYQGYRLGYGGGYYDRLLSLPQWQTKPTIGIVFEFAYLSEILSEPWDKPLQAVSTETGLTQKG; translated from the coding sequence ATGGACAAAGTTAATCATCAATTAAATAAAGCAGAACTAAGGCGCACTTTACTTAAAACCCGTCAATCAATGCCCGTTCGAGACTGGAGAGAAAAAAGCGATCGCTTATGCTTTCATTTACAAAACTCTACTTTGTTTACCCAAGCAAAAACAATACTCGCTTATTTCAGCTTTCGCCAAGAACCCGATCTCAGTCCACTATTTGCAAGCACCAAGTACCGTTGGGGATTTCCTCGCTGCATTGATAAAAAATCCCTATCTTGGCATATTTGGACACCGAGTGATTCTATCCAAAGCGGCGCTTATGGCATTACTGAACCACACCCCGACGCTCCCCTATTAGATCCGGCTGAAGTAGATTTGATTCTTGTTCCTAGTGTCGCTTGCGACTATCAAGGATATCGCTTAGGCTATGGCGGTGGATATTACGATCGCTTGCTCAGTTTACCGCAGTGGCAGACAAAGCCGACTATCGGAATTGTCTTCGAGTTTGCCTATTTGTCCGAAATACTTAGTGAACCTTGGGATAAACCACTACAAGCAGTTTCTACGGAAACCGGATTGACTCAGAAAGGCTAA
- a CDS encoding catalase family protein — MTNPTSSTIEQEATIDDIIATSLQAQQKTGPDLRQIHSKSHGLLSGEFIIEPNLPEDLRVGLFKTPQTYPVWIRFSNGGAPQKRGQFNSDSQPDVRGIAIKVMNVDGQKVLDDEQKTQDFILNNYPTFFTKDVRDYADISKAGSGELTPERLEELGYAFAILQKIVSHKVGNPLLIQYWSMAPFKFGNRIVKLSVKSQQPEQPPETLPESENYLREAIVKYLTKEGREASFDFLIQFYVDDEKTPIEDHVKEWQEADSPFIKVATVRIPSQKFDFEERKRLDEGILFSPWHTLLEHEPVGSVNLSRKRLYSELAKYRREQIAQRSREPQPYVAVED; from the coding sequence ATGACTAACCCAACGTCATCTACCATTGAGCAGGAAGCAACAATCGACGATATTATCGCAACTAGCCTGCAAGCTCAACAAAAAACCGGCCCAGACCTCCGCCAAATTCATAGCAAAAGTCATGGACTCCTTTCGGGAGAGTTTATTATTGAACCCAATCTTCCTGAAGACCTGAGAGTAGGTTTGTTCAAAACGCCCCAAACTTATCCTGTGTGGATTCGTTTCTCTAATGGTGGTGCGCCTCAAAAGCGTGGTCAATTCAACTCCGATAGCCAACCTGATGTTCGCGGTATCGCCATTAAGGTGATGAATGTGGACGGGCAAAAAGTGCTGGATGATGAACAAAAAACTCAAGATTTTATACTCAACAATTATCCTACTTTCTTTACCAAAGACGTTCGTGATTATGCTGATATTTCCAAAGCAGGTAGTGGAGAACTTACCCCAGAGCGCCTGGAAGAACTTGGTTATGCCTTCGCTATCTTACAAAAAATTGTCAGCCACAAGGTAGGAAATCCGCTTTTGATTCAATATTGGAGCATGGCTCCGTTTAAGTTTGGTAATCGCATTGTAAAATTGTCTGTCAAATCTCAACAGCCTGAACAACCACCAGAAACACTTCCAGAATCAGAAAATTACCTCCGAGAAGCGATTGTCAAATATTTGACTAAAGAAGGTCGAGAAGCGTCTTTTGACTTTTTAATTCAGTTTTATGTAGACGATGAAAAAACGCCGATTGAAGACCACGTTAAAGAATGGCAAGAAGCAGATTCACCGTTTATTAAAGTTGCAACTGTCCGCATTCCCAGTCAGAAATTTGACTTTGAAGAACGCAAACGTTTAGATGAGGGTATATTGTTTTCCCCTTGGCATACATTGCTAGAACATGAGCCTGTTGGCAGCGTGAATCTCTCTCGCAAGAGGCTTTACAGCGAACTTGCGAAGTATCGACGAGAACAAATTGCCCAACGTTCGCGGGAACCACAACCTTATGTAGCGGTTGAAGATTAA